The following are encoded together in the Poseidonibacter lekithochrous genome:
- a CDS encoding RidA family protein produces MKQIISTTKAPSAIGPYNQATSFEKLVFLSGQIPLDAQTMEIIEGGVQEQTRKVMENLKAVLEEANSSFDNVLKTTCYLSDMDNFVAFNEIYAEYFGAEDAPARATVAVKTLPKNVLVEVDAIAFKN; encoded by the coding sequence ATGAAACAAATTATATCAACTACAAAAGCTCCAAGTGCAATTGGACCTTATAATCAAGCTACATCTTTTGAAAAATTAGTATTTTTATCTGGACAAATTCCTTTAGATGCACAAACAATGGAAATCATTGAAGGTGGAGTTCAAGAACAAACTAGAAAAGTAATGGAAAATTTAAAAGCAGTATTAGAAGAAGCAAACTCATCTTTTGATAATGTTTTAAAAACTACTTGTTACTTATCTGATATGGATAACTTTGTAGCTTTCAATGAAATTTATGCAGAATATTTTGGAGCAGAAGATGCACCAGCAAGAGCAACAGTTGCAGTAAAAACTTTACCTAAAAATGTTTTAGTTGAAGTAGATGCAATCGCTTTTAAAAACTAG
- a CDS encoding phytanoyl-CoA dioxygenase family protein, translating to MELTQSQINEFNENGFLIIKDFAKEELCNNILEKAKSHLERKQAPIESEQEYMQVSDENITVRRLRQVYDREEVFKEWMTSDDIRPILKQVLNDTPVLTLAHHNSIMTKLAHESTRTFWHQDRRYWNFENDNLVSVWLSLGDEYLENGLLEFIPKSHKLDFSKDRFDDDSNFLDSNKENQELIKSRTSSNLKKGDVVLFHCKTLHHASKNASNEAKISFVYTVRAKSNAPIKNTRSDYKEVILD from the coding sequence ATGGAACTGACACAATCACAAATAAATGAATTTAATGAAAATGGATTTTTGATTATCAAAGATTTTGCGAAAGAAGAACTTTGCAATAATATTTTGGAAAAAGCAAAATCACACTTAGAGAGAAAACAAGCTCCAATTGAGAGTGAACAAGAGTATATGCAAGTAAGTGATGAGAATATAACTGTTCGAAGATTAAGACAAGTATATGATAGAGAAGAAGTATTTAAAGAGTGGATGACCTCAGATGATATTAGACCTATTTTAAAACAAGTGTTAAATGATACACCAGTACTTACCCTAGCACACCATAACTCAATAATGACTAAATTAGCCCATGAAAGTACTAGAACATTTTGGCATCAAGATAGAAGATATTGGAATTTTGAAAATGACAATTTAGTATCAGTATGGTTAAGTCTTGGAGATGAGTATTTAGAAAATGGTTTATTAGAGTTTATTCCAAAATCTCATAAATTAGATTTCTCTAAAGATAGATTTGATGATGATTCAAACTTCTTGGATTCAAATAAAGAAAATCAAGAACTTATAAAATCAAGAACATCTTCTAATCTTAAAAAAGGTGATGTAGTATTATTCCATTGTAAAACCCTACATCATGCAAGTAAAAATGCTAGTAATGAAGCAAAAATATCTTTTGTTTATACAGTAAGAGCAAAATCAAATGCACCTATAAAAAATACTAGAAGTGACTATAAGGAAGTGATTCTTGACTAA
- a CDS encoding LysE/ArgO family amino acid transporter, which translates to MLDIYLKGFIVTFSLIVAIGAQNAYVLKLGLMRQYVLLAVSLCIIFDFLLISAGVLGLGFFIKGNQLLINSIAVIGIVFLVFYSLLSFKAAFKNESMQIDDQIKTNPLKKVITMLLVFTFLNPHTYLDTVLLIGGIGANISDDLKLYFLLGAISASTVWFTLLGFGARALIPLFKKPITWKILDISIGFIMLLIAYSLIDLIVL; encoded by the coding sequence GTGCTTGATATATATCTGAAAGGTTTCATAGTAACGTTTTCTTTAATCGTTGCAATTGGAGCTCAAAATGCGTATGTATTAAAACTAGGACTAATGAGACAATATGTTTTATTAGCTGTTAGTTTATGTATTATTTTTGATTTTCTATTAATCTCAGCTGGAGTATTAGGACTTGGTTTTTTTATAAAAGGAAATCAACTTTTAATTAATTCTATTGCCGTAATTGGAATAGTTTTTTTAGTCTTCTATTCTCTCCTATCTTTTAAAGCTGCTTTCAAAAATGAAAGTATGCAAATAGATGACCAAATAAAAACTAATCCATTAAAAAAAGTAATTACTATGTTATTGGTATTTACTTTTTTAAACCCACATACTTATCTTGATACAGTATTACTTATTGGTGGAATTGGGGCTAATATTTCGGATGATTTAAAACTATACTTTTTATTAGGAGCTATTAGTGCTTCTACTGTATGGTTTACTCTTTTAGGTTTTGGAGCTAGGGCTTTAATACCTTTATTTAAAAAACCAATAACTTGGAAAATCCTAGATATTTCTATTGGTTTTATTATGTTATTAATTGCTTACTCATTAATAGATTTAATTGTACTTTAG
- a CDS encoding Tex-like N-terminal domain-containing protein, which yields MTNDLIKLIKEKTTLSSKSIENIITLLDEGCTIPFIARYRKDSTGNATDEDLRAFEEVFTYSQKLLKRKEEIINLLDEKNFLNDKVKNSINEAKTLQALEDIYAPFKDKKSSRTSSAIENGLEPLANIIQCLKYTNQEVEQKAKQFVNKNIKSNEEAITGAKDIIAQRYADDFKSKEILRSMISNWGEIQIKEGKEFHKSGVYSSFANQTEKIKYIKSHRTLAILRAVNEKQLSIKVDIDEKHILENIKKYKIPSWASSSKDIVFDAYKDGLKRLLLPSLKREAINTLKEKASSEAIELFGKNLKELLQTAPLVNQVILGMDPGFVSGCKLAVIDENGIYLDSDVIYPTKPKQNTEASNKTVLALIKKYGVTSIAIGNGTASRETAEFASNLIKDNNLDINYAIVSEIGASVYSASKIAAHEYPNLDVTIRGAISIAGRLRDPMATLVKIDPKSLGIGQYQHDVNQKELGLKLENTTVDLVNKVGVDLNSASYKLLSFISGISEKLAKNIIEHRDGIKKFNSKNELLKVKGLGAKAYEQAVGFLRIKDGKSILDNTAIHPEDYTVTKNLQKKYNIEDIRDNQIEQIANELNTTPLKLSDIIQELKKPGYDVRSEFNQVKFAQDVTKIEDLKEGFILSGIVRNITDFGAFVDIGLKNDALLHISQISQKRINHPSEVLSINQNLEKIKVVSVDLEKQRVGLSLK from the coding sequence TTGACTAATGATTTAATAAAACTAATAAAAGAGAAAACTACACTATCAAGTAAATCAATAGAAAATATTATTACTTTACTTGATGAGGGTTGTACAATTCCTTTTATTGCGAGATATAGAAAAGACTCTACTGGAAATGCTACGGATGAAGACTTAAGAGCTTTTGAGGAAGTATTCACTTATTCACAAAAACTTCTAAAAAGAAAAGAAGAGATAATTAATCTTTTAGATGAAAAAAACTTCTTAAATGATAAAGTAAAAAATAGTATAAATGAAGCTAAAACTCTACAAGCTTTAGAAGATATATACGCTCCATTTAAAGATAAAAAATCTTCTAGAACTTCAAGTGCCATTGAAAATGGTCTTGAACCACTAGCTAATATAATCCAATGTCTAAAATACACAAATCAAGAAGTAGAACAAAAAGCAAAACAATTTGTAAATAAAAATATCAAATCAAATGAAGAAGCAATAACTGGAGCAAAAGATATCATAGCTCAAAGATATGCTGATGATTTTAAATCAAAAGAGATTCTAAGATCTATGATTTCAAACTGGGGTGAGATTCAGATAAAAGAAGGAAAAGAGTTTCATAAATCTGGGGTTTATTCAAGTTTTGCAAACCAAACTGAAAAAATAAAATATATTAAATCTCATAGAACTTTAGCAATTTTAAGAGCTGTAAATGAAAAACAATTATCTATTAAAGTAGATATTGATGAAAAGCATATTTTAGAAAATATAAAAAAATACAAAATCCCATCATGGGCAAGTTCATCTAAAGATATAGTTTTTGATGCATATAAAGATGGGCTAAAAAGACTGCTTCTTCCAAGTCTAAAAAGAGAAGCTATAAACACTCTAAAAGAAAAAGCTAGTTCTGAAGCAATTGAGCTTTTTGGAAAGAACCTAAAAGAGTTACTTCAAACAGCACCACTAGTAAATCAAGTGATTTTAGGAATGGATCCAGGATTTGTATCTGGTTGTAAACTGGCAGTTATAGATGAAAATGGAATTTATTTAGATTCAGATGTAATCTATCCAACTAAACCAAAACAAAATACAGAAGCTTCAAATAAAACAGTATTAGCTCTCATCAAAAAATATGGTGTAACTTCTATTGCAATTGGTAATGGAACTGCTTCAAGAGAAACAGCAGAGTTTGCCTCAAATCTTATCAAAGATAATAACCTAGATATAAACTATGCAATTGTAAGTGAAATAGGTGCAAGTGTATATTCAGCTTCTAAAATAGCAGCGCACGAGTATCCAAATCTAGATGTAACAATAAGAGGAGCTATCTCAATAGCAGGACGACTTCGTGATCCAATGGCAACACTAGTGAAGATTGACCCAAAATCTTTAGGAATTGGTCAATATCAACATGATGTAAACCAAAAAGAGTTAGGCTTAAAACTAGAGAATACTACAGTGGATTTAGTAAATAAAGTAGGAGTTGATTTAAACTCTGCTTCATATAAACTACTATCTTTTATCTCTGGTATTTCAGAAAAACTAGCAAAAAATATAATTGAGCATAGAGATGGTATCAAAAAGTTCAATAGTAAAAATGAATTACTAAAAGTAAAAGGTTTAGGTGCAAAAGCATATGAACAAGCTGTAGGATTTCTTCGAATCAAAGATGGAAAATCAATCCTAGATAATACAGCAATTCACCCAGAAGATTATACAGTAACAAAAAACCTACAAAAAAAATACAATATAGAAGATATAAGAGATAATCAAATAGAGCAAATAGCAAATGAGCTAAATACAACTCCACTAAAACTAAGTGATATTATCCAAGAGTTAAAAAAACCAGGATATGACGTAAGAAGTGAATTTAATCAAGTGAAATTTGCCCAAGATGTAACAAAAATAGAAGACTTAAAAGAGGGATTCATCCTAAGTGGAATTGTACGAAATATCACAGACTTCGGAGCTTTTGTAGATATAGGACTAAAAAATGACGCCCTACTTCATATCTCACAAATAAGCCAGAAAAGAATCAATCACCCAAGTGAAGTTTTGAGTATCAATCAGAATTTAGAGAAGATAAAAGTTGTAAGTGTTGATTTGGAGAAACAAAGAGTCGGGTTAAGTTTAAAATAA
- a CDS encoding NUDIX hydrolase, with the protein MNNTSVEKIGCFNTVLDPYNGITIESKDLPNSKEEFEINLDFLIEETQDRRNLIWIYIDISKSDFIPISTSRGFIFHSCDEAYVLVVKRLIPNAIIPTSANHTLGVGAVVINENEELLVIKEKISTIGYKLPGGHIDNGEMISSALEREVLEETGIKVEFQSIISLGHFYPHQFHKSNLYVLCIAKPKTLEINIQDTNEIIDAKWVKISKYLEDETVLAYSKAVVLAALEYQGFTLANHETLCHIKRDFELFFPIEK; encoded by the coding sequence ATGAATAATACAAGCGTAGAAAAAATTGGTTGTTTTAATACTGTTTTAGACCCTTATAATGGAATAACAATTGAGTCAAAAGACCTTCCTAATTCTAAAGAAGAGTTTGAGATAAATCTTGATTTTTTAATAGAAGAAACACAAGATAGAAGAAATCTTATTTGGATTTATATTGATATTTCAAAATCTGACTTTATTCCAATATCTACTTCAAGAGGTTTTATTTTTCATTCATGTGATGAGGCTTATGTACTTGTAGTGAAAAGATTAATTCCTAATGCAATTATTCCAACAAGTGCCAACCATACTTTAGGTGTTGGTGCTGTTGTAATCAATGAAAATGAAGAGTTATTAGTAATCAAAGAGAAAATATCAACTATTGGATATAAACTTCCTGGTGGACATATTGATAATGGCGAGATGATATCATCTGCATTAGAGAGAGAAGTTCTTGAAGAGACTGGTATTAAAGTAGAATTCCAATCTATTATATCTTTAGGTCATTTCTATCCACACCAATTTCATAAATCAAATTTATATGTATTATGTATTGCAAAACCAAAAACGCTTGAAATAAATATCCAAGATACAAATGAAATTATAGATGCAAAATGGGTGAAAATTTCTAAATATTTAGAAGATGAAACTGTATTAGCATACTCAAAAGCAGTTGTACTAGCGGCCTTAGAATACCAAGGTTTTACCCTTGCAAATCATGAAACCTTATGTCATATCAAAAGGGATTTTGAACTATTTTTTCCTATAGAAAAATAG